A section of the Apodemus sylvaticus chromosome 10, mApoSyl1.1, whole genome shotgun sequence genome encodes:
- the Flt4 gene encoding vascular endothelial growth factor receptor 3 isoform X2, with protein sequence MQPGAALNLRLWLCLGLFQGLANGYSMTPPILNITEDSYVIDTGDSLSISCRGQHPLEWTWPGAQKILSTGGKDSEDTRVVQDCEGTEARPYCKVLLLAQTHVNNTGSYHCYYKYIKARIEGTTAASTYVFVRDFAQPFINKPGTLLVNRKDSMWVPCLVSIPGLNITLRSQNSVLHPDGQEVLWDDRRGMQVPTLLLRDALYLQCETTWRGQDFLSNPFLVHITGNELYDIQLYPKKSLELLVGEKLVLNCTVWAEFDSGVTFDWDYPGKQAERAKWVPERRSQQTHTELSSILTIHNVSQNDLGPYVCKANNGIQQFQESTEVIVHEKPFISVEWLKGPVLEATAGDELVKLPVKLAAYPPPEFQWYKDKKAVTGRHSPHALVLKEVTEASAGVYTLALWNSAAGLRQNISLELVVNVPPHIHEKEASSPSIYSRHSRQTLTCTAYGVPQPLSVQWHWRPWTPCKTFAQRSLRRRQQRDGMPQCRDWKEVTAQDAVNPIESLDSWTEFVEGKNKTVSKLVIQDANVSAMYKCVVFNKVGQDERLIYFYVTTIPDGFSIESEPSEDPLEGQSVRLSCRADNYTYEHLRWYRLNLSTLHDAQGNPLLLDCKNVHLFATPLEANLEEAEPGARHATLSLNIPRVAPEDEGDYVCEVQDRRSQDKHCHKKYLSVQALEAPRLTQNLTDLLVNVSDSLEMRCPVAGAHVPSIVWYKDERLLEKESGIDLADSNQRLSIQRVREEDAGRYLCSVCNAKGCVNSSASVAVEGSEDKGSMEIVILIGTGVIAVFFWVLLLFIFCNMKRPAHADIKTGYLSIIMDPGEVPLEEQCEYLSYDASQWEFPRERLHLGRVLGHGAFGKVVEASAFGINKGSSCDTVAVKMLKEGATASEHRALMSELKILIHIGNHLNVVNLLGACTKPNGPLMVIVEFCKYGNLSNFLRVKREAFNPYAEKSPEQRRRFRAMVEGAKADRRRPGSNDRALFTRFLMGKGSARRAPLVQEAEDLWLSPLTMEDLVCYSFQVARGMEFLASRKCIHRDLAARNILLSESDIVKICDFGLARDIYKDPDYVRKGSARLPLKWMAPESIFDKVYTTQSDVWSFGVLLWEIFSLGASPYPGVQINEEFCQRLKDGTRMRAPELATPAIRHIMQSCWSGDPKARPAFSDLVEILGDLLQGGGWQEEEEGGMALHSSQSSEEDGFMQASTTALHITEADAEGSPPSMHCHSLAARYYNCVSFPGRLARGTKTPGSSRMKTFEELPMTPTTYKASVL encoded by the exons ATGCAGCCGGGCGCTGCGCTCAACCTTCGCCTGTGGCTCTGCCTCGGACTCTTCCAAG GCCTGGCAAACGGCTACTCCATGACCCCTCCAATCCTGAACATCACAGAGGACTCATATGTGATTGACACCGGGGACAGCCTATCCATATCCTGCAG GGGGCAGCACCCCCTCGAGTGGACCTGGCCAGGGGCCCAGAAGATACTGAGCACGGGTGGAAAGGACAGTGAAGACACAAGGGTTGTGCAAGACTGCGAAGGCACAGAAGCTAGGCCCTACTGCAAGGTGCTACTGCTGGCCCAGACTCACGTCAACAACACGGGCAGTTACCACTGCTACTACAAGTACATCAAGGCCCGGATTGAGGGCACCACAGCTGCCAGCACCTATGTGTTCGTAAGAG ACTTTGCACAGCCTTTCATCAACAAGCCTGGCACGCTCCTGGTCAACAGGAAGGACTCCATGTGGGTGCCCTGCTTGGTGTCCATTCCTGGCCTCAACATCACACTGCGCTCG CAAAACTCAGTGCTGCACCCTGATGGGCAGGAGGTGTTGTGGGATGACCGCCGGGGCATGCAAGTGCCCACTCTACTGTTGCGCGATGCCCTGTACCTGCAGTGCGAGACCACGTGGAGAGGCCAGGACTTCCTTTCCAATCCCTTCCTCGTGCATATCACAG GCAATGAGCTCTATGACATCCAGCTGTACCCCAAGAAGTCACTGGAGTTATTGGTTGGAGAGAAGCTGGTTTTGAACTGTACAGTGTGGGCTGAGTTCGATTCGGGTGTCACCTTCGACTGGGATTATCCAGGGAAGCAG GCAGAGCGGGCTAAGTGGGTACCTGAGCGGCGATCCCAGCAGACCCACACAGAACTCTCCAGCATCCTGACCATCCACAATGTCAGCCAGAACGACCTGGGCCCCTATGTGTGTAAGGCCAACAATGGGATTCAACAGTTCCAGGAAAGCACAGAGGTCATTGTGCACG AAAAGCCCTTCATCAGTGTCGAGTGGCTCAAAGGGCCGGTCCTGGAGGCCACAGCTGGCGACGAGCTGGTGAAGCTGCCTGTGAAGCTGGCAGCTTATCCCCCACCGGAGTTCCAATG GTACAAGGACAAAAAGGCAGTGACTGGGCGCCACAGTCCACACGCTCTGGTGCTCAAAGAGGTGACCGAGGCCAGTGCAGGGGTCTACACTCTCGCCCTGTGGAACTCTGCAGCTGGTCTGAGGCAAAACATCAGTCTGGAGCTGGTGGTGAATG TGCCTCCTCACATCCACGAAAAAGAAGCCTCCTCACCCAGCATCTACTCCCGCCACAGCCGCCAGACCCTCACCTGCACCGCCTATGGGGTACCCCAACCCCTCAGTGTCCAATGGCACTGGAGGCCCTGGACACCCTGCAAGACGTTTGCCCAGCGCAGTCT CCGGAGGCGGCAGCAGCGGGATGGCATGCCACAGTGCCGAGACTGGAAGGAGGTGACCGCTCAGGACGCTGTGAACCCCATCGAGAGCCTGGACAGCTGGActgagtttgtggaggggaagaATAAG ACGGTGAGCAAGCTGGTGATCCAGGACGCCAATGTGTCAGCCATGTACAAGTGTGTGGTCTTCAACAAAGTGGGCCAGGACGAGCGACTCATCTACTTCTACGTGACCA cCATCCCGGACGGCTTCAGTATCGAATCAGAACCTTCTGAGGATCCCTTAGAAGGCCAGTCCGTGCGCCTCAGCTGCCGGGCGGACAACTACACGTATGAGCATCTGCGCTGGTACCGGCTCAACCTCTCCACACTGCACGACGCTCAAGGGAACCCCCTATTGCTGGACTGCAAGAACGTGCACCTGTTTGCCACGCCCCTAGAGGCCAACCTAGAGGAGGCAGAGCCCGGAGCCCGCCACGCCACCCTCAGCTTGAATATTCCCCGAGTGGCGCCCGAGGATGAGGGTGACTACGTGTGTGAGGTGCAAGATAGGCGCAGCCAGGACAAGCACTGCCACAAGAAGTACCTGTCCGTGCAGG CCCTGGAAGCTCCTCGGCTCACGCAGAACTTGACCGACCTCCTGGTGAACGTGAGTGACTCTCTGGAGATGCGATGCCCGGTGGCCGGAGCGCATGTGCCCAGTATTGTGTGGTACAAAGATGAAAGGCTCCTGGAGAAAGAGTCGG GAATCGACCTGGCAGACTCCAATCAGAGGCTGAGCATTCAGCGCGTGCGCGAGGAGGACGCGGGTCGTTACCTGTGCAGTGTGTGCAATGCCAAAGGCTGCGTGAACTCCTCTGCCAGCGTGGCAGTGGAAG GCTCTGAAGATAAAGGCAGCATGGAGATTGTGATACTCATTGGCACTGGCGTCATCGCAGTCTTCTTCTGGGTCCTCCTCCTGTTCATCTTCTGTAACATGAAAAGG cctgccCATGCAGACATCAAGACGGGCTACCTGTCCATCATCATGGACCCCGGGGAGGTGCCTTTGGAGGAGCAGTGTGAATACCTGTCCTATGACGCCAGCCAGTGGGAGTTCCCCAGGGAAAGGTTGCACCTCG GGAGAGTCCTAGGCCACGGGGCTTTTGGGAAGGTGGTGGAAGCCTCAGCTTTTGGCATCAATAAAGGCAGCAGCTGTGACACCGTAGCCGTGAAGATGCTGAAAG AGGGCGCTACTGCCAGCGAGCACCGTGCCCTGATGTCTGAGCTCAAGATCCTAATTCACATTGGCAACCACCTCAATGTGGTCAACCTCCTAGGGGCGTGCACCAAGCCCAACG GCCCTCTCATGGTGATCGTGGAGTTTTGCAAATACGGCAACCTCTCCAACTTCTTGCGCGTCAAGCGGGAGGCGTTCAACCCCTACGCG GAGAAGTCTCCGGAGCAACGCAGGCGCTTCCGCGCGATGGTAGAAGGTGCCAAGGCTGATAGGAGGAGACCTGGAAGCAACGACAGGGCCCTGTTCACAAGGTTCCTGATGGGCAAAGGAAGTGCACGGCGAGCCCCACTTGTCCAGGAAG CTGAGGACCTGTGGTTGAGCCCGCTGACCATGGAAGACCTTGTCTGCTACAGCTTCCAGGTGGCCCGGGGAATGGAGTTCCTGGCTTCCCGCAAG TGCATTCACAGAGACCTGGCTGCTCGGAACATCCTACTGTCAGAAAGCGACATAGTGAAGATCTGCGACTTTGGTCTTGCTCGGGACATCTACAAAGACCCTGACTATGTCCGAAAGGGCAGT GCCCGACTGCCCCTGAAATGGATGGCCCCCGAGAGCATCTTTGATAAGGTGTACACCACGCAGAGTGATGTGTGGTCCTTCGGCGTGCTGCTGTGGGAGATTTTCTCATTGG GGGCCTCTCCATACCCTGGGGTACAGATCAATGAGGAGTTCTGTCAGCGGCTGAAGGATGGCACACGTATGAGAGCCCCGGAGCTGGCCACTCCTGCCAT ACGCCACATCATGCAGAGCTGCTGGTCTGGAGACCCTAAAGCAAGACCTGCTTTCTCTGACCTCGTGGAGATCCTGGGGGACCTGCTTCAGGGAGGCGGCTGGCAG gaggaggaagagggaggcatGGCCCTGCACAGCTCCCAGAGCTCAGAGGAGGATGGCTTCATGCAGGCCTCCACCACCGCTCTACACATCACCGAAGCTGACGCTGAGGGTAGTCCACCCAGCATGCATTGCCACAGCCTGGCAGCCAG ATATTACAACTGTGTGTCCTTTCCTGGGCGCCTGGCCAGAGGCACTAAGACTCCAGGTTCCTCCAGGATGAAGACGTTTGAAGAATTGCCCATGACCCCTACAACCTACAAAGCCTCCGTg
- the Flt4 gene encoding vascular endothelial growth factor receptor 3 isoform X1 codes for MQPGAALNLRLWLCLGLFQGLANGYSMTPPILNITEDSYVIDTGDSLSISCRGQHPLEWTWPGAQKILSTGGKDSEDTRVVQDCEGTEARPYCKVLLLAQTHVNNTGSYHCYYKYIKARIEGTTAASTYVFVRDFAQPFINKPGTLLVNRKDSMWVPCLVSIPGLNITLRSQNSVLHPDGQEVLWDDRRGMQVPTLLLRDALYLQCETTWRGQDFLSNPFLVHITGNELYDIQLYPKKSLELLVGEKLVLNCTVWAEFDSGVTFDWDYPGKQAERAKWVPERRSQQTHTELSSILTIHNVSQNDLGPYVCKANNGIQQFQESTEVIVHEKPFISVEWLKGPVLEATAGDELVKLPVKLAAYPPPEFQWYKDKKAVTGRHSPHALVLKEVTEASAGVYTLALWNSAAGLRQNISLELVVNVPPHIHEKEASSPSIYSRHSRQTLTCTAYGVPQPLSVQWHWRPWTPCKTFAQRSLRRRQQRDGMPQCRDWKEVTAQDAVNPIESLDSWTEFVEGKNKTVSKLVIQDANVSAMYKCVVFNKVGQDERLIYFYVTTIPDGFSIESEPSEDPLEGQSVRLSCRADNYTYEHLRWYRLNLSTLHDAQGNPLLLDCKNVHLFATPLEANLEEAEPGARHATLSLNIPRVAPEDEGDYVCEVQDRRSQDKHCHKKYLSVQALEAPRLTQNLTDLLVNVSDSLEMRCPVAGAHVPSIVWYKDERLLEKESGIDLADSNQRLSIQRVREEDAGRYLCSVCNAKGCVNSSASVAVEGSEDKGSMEIVILIGTGVIAVFFWVLLLFIFCNMKRPAHADIKTGYLSIIMDPGEVPLEEQCEYLSYDASQWEFPRERLHLGRVLGHGAFGKVVEASAFGINKGSSCDTVAVKMLKEGATASEHRALMSELKILIHIGNHLNVVNLLGACTKPNGPLMVIVEFCKYGNLSNFLRVKREAFNPYAEKSPEQRRRFRAMVEGAKADRRRPGSNDRALFTRFLMGKGSARRAPLVQEAEDLWLSPLTMEDLVCYSFQVARGMEFLASRKCIHRDLAARNILLSESDIVKICDFGLARDIYKDPDYVRKGSARLPLKWMAPESIFDKVYTTQSDVWSFGVLLWEIFSLGASPYPGVQINEEFCQRLKDGTRMRAPELATPAIRHIMQSCWSGDPKARPAFSDLVEILGDLLQGGGWQEEEEGGMALHSSQSSEEDGFMQASTTALHITEADAEGSPPSMHCHSLAARYYNCVSFPGRLARGTKTPGSSRMKTFEELPMTPTTYKASVDNQTDSGMVLASEEFEEIESRHRQESSFSCKGSGQHMDIPRGHPDPQGRRRRPTQGAQGGKVFYNNEYGEVSQPCTEGDCGPSAGSAFFADGSY; via the exons ATGCAGCCGGGCGCTGCGCTCAACCTTCGCCTGTGGCTCTGCCTCGGACTCTTCCAAG GCCTGGCAAACGGCTACTCCATGACCCCTCCAATCCTGAACATCACAGAGGACTCATATGTGATTGACACCGGGGACAGCCTATCCATATCCTGCAG GGGGCAGCACCCCCTCGAGTGGACCTGGCCAGGGGCCCAGAAGATACTGAGCACGGGTGGAAAGGACAGTGAAGACACAAGGGTTGTGCAAGACTGCGAAGGCACAGAAGCTAGGCCCTACTGCAAGGTGCTACTGCTGGCCCAGACTCACGTCAACAACACGGGCAGTTACCACTGCTACTACAAGTACATCAAGGCCCGGATTGAGGGCACCACAGCTGCCAGCACCTATGTGTTCGTAAGAG ACTTTGCACAGCCTTTCATCAACAAGCCTGGCACGCTCCTGGTCAACAGGAAGGACTCCATGTGGGTGCCCTGCTTGGTGTCCATTCCTGGCCTCAACATCACACTGCGCTCG CAAAACTCAGTGCTGCACCCTGATGGGCAGGAGGTGTTGTGGGATGACCGCCGGGGCATGCAAGTGCCCACTCTACTGTTGCGCGATGCCCTGTACCTGCAGTGCGAGACCACGTGGAGAGGCCAGGACTTCCTTTCCAATCCCTTCCTCGTGCATATCACAG GCAATGAGCTCTATGACATCCAGCTGTACCCCAAGAAGTCACTGGAGTTATTGGTTGGAGAGAAGCTGGTTTTGAACTGTACAGTGTGGGCTGAGTTCGATTCGGGTGTCACCTTCGACTGGGATTATCCAGGGAAGCAG GCAGAGCGGGCTAAGTGGGTACCTGAGCGGCGATCCCAGCAGACCCACACAGAACTCTCCAGCATCCTGACCATCCACAATGTCAGCCAGAACGACCTGGGCCCCTATGTGTGTAAGGCCAACAATGGGATTCAACAGTTCCAGGAAAGCACAGAGGTCATTGTGCACG AAAAGCCCTTCATCAGTGTCGAGTGGCTCAAAGGGCCGGTCCTGGAGGCCACAGCTGGCGACGAGCTGGTGAAGCTGCCTGTGAAGCTGGCAGCTTATCCCCCACCGGAGTTCCAATG GTACAAGGACAAAAAGGCAGTGACTGGGCGCCACAGTCCACACGCTCTGGTGCTCAAAGAGGTGACCGAGGCCAGTGCAGGGGTCTACACTCTCGCCCTGTGGAACTCTGCAGCTGGTCTGAGGCAAAACATCAGTCTGGAGCTGGTGGTGAATG TGCCTCCTCACATCCACGAAAAAGAAGCCTCCTCACCCAGCATCTACTCCCGCCACAGCCGCCAGACCCTCACCTGCACCGCCTATGGGGTACCCCAACCCCTCAGTGTCCAATGGCACTGGAGGCCCTGGACACCCTGCAAGACGTTTGCCCAGCGCAGTCT CCGGAGGCGGCAGCAGCGGGATGGCATGCCACAGTGCCGAGACTGGAAGGAGGTGACCGCTCAGGACGCTGTGAACCCCATCGAGAGCCTGGACAGCTGGActgagtttgtggaggggaagaATAAG ACGGTGAGCAAGCTGGTGATCCAGGACGCCAATGTGTCAGCCATGTACAAGTGTGTGGTCTTCAACAAAGTGGGCCAGGACGAGCGACTCATCTACTTCTACGTGACCA cCATCCCGGACGGCTTCAGTATCGAATCAGAACCTTCTGAGGATCCCTTAGAAGGCCAGTCCGTGCGCCTCAGCTGCCGGGCGGACAACTACACGTATGAGCATCTGCGCTGGTACCGGCTCAACCTCTCCACACTGCACGACGCTCAAGGGAACCCCCTATTGCTGGACTGCAAGAACGTGCACCTGTTTGCCACGCCCCTAGAGGCCAACCTAGAGGAGGCAGAGCCCGGAGCCCGCCACGCCACCCTCAGCTTGAATATTCCCCGAGTGGCGCCCGAGGATGAGGGTGACTACGTGTGTGAGGTGCAAGATAGGCGCAGCCAGGACAAGCACTGCCACAAGAAGTACCTGTCCGTGCAGG CCCTGGAAGCTCCTCGGCTCACGCAGAACTTGACCGACCTCCTGGTGAACGTGAGTGACTCTCTGGAGATGCGATGCCCGGTGGCCGGAGCGCATGTGCCCAGTATTGTGTGGTACAAAGATGAAAGGCTCCTGGAGAAAGAGTCGG GAATCGACCTGGCAGACTCCAATCAGAGGCTGAGCATTCAGCGCGTGCGCGAGGAGGACGCGGGTCGTTACCTGTGCAGTGTGTGCAATGCCAAAGGCTGCGTGAACTCCTCTGCCAGCGTGGCAGTGGAAG GCTCTGAAGATAAAGGCAGCATGGAGATTGTGATACTCATTGGCACTGGCGTCATCGCAGTCTTCTTCTGGGTCCTCCTCCTGTTCATCTTCTGTAACATGAAAAGG cctgccCATGCAGACATCAAGACGGGCTACCTGTCCATCATCATGGACCCCGGGGAGGTGCCTTTGGAGGAGCAGTGTGAATACCTGTCCTATGACGCCAGCCAGTGGGAGTTCCCCAGGGAAAGGTTGCACCTCG GGAGAGTCCTAGGCCACGGGGCTTTTGGGAAGGTGGTGGAAGCCTCAGCTTTTGGCATCAATAAAGGCAGCAGCTGTGACACCGTAGCCGTGAAGATGCTGAAAG AGGGCGCTACTGCCAGCGAGCACCGTGCCCTGATGTCTGAGCTCAAGATCCTAATTCACATTGGCAACCACCTCAATGTGGTCAACCTCCTAGGGGCGTGCACCAAGCCCAACG GCCCTCTCATGGTGATCGTGGAGTTTTGCAAATACGGCAACCTCTCCAACTTCTTGCGCGTCAAGCGGGAGGCGTTCAACCCCTACGCG GAGAAGTCTCCGGAGCAACGCAGGCGCTTCCGCGCGATGGTAGAAGGTGCCAAGGCTGATAGGAGGAGACCTGGAAGCAACGACAGGGCCCTGTTCACAAGGTTCCTGATGGGCAAAGGAAGTGCACGGCGAGCCCCACTTGTCCAGGAAG CTGAGGACCTGTGGTTGAGCCCGCTGACCATGGAAGACCTTGTCTGCTACAGCTTCCAGGTGGCCCGGGGAATGGAGTTCCTGGCTTCCCGCAAG TGCATTCACAGAGACCTGGCTGCTCGGAACATCCTACTGTCAGAAAGCGACATAGTGAAGATCTGCGACTTTGGTCTTGCTCGGGACATCTACAAAGACCCTGACTATGTCCGAAAGGGCAGT GCCCGACTGCCCCTGAAATGGATGGCCCCCGAGAGCATCTTTGATAAGGTGTACACCACGCAGAGTGATGTGTGGTCCTTCGGCGTGCTGCTGTGGGAGATTTTCTCATTGG GGGCCTCTCCATACCCTGGGGTACAGATCAATGAGGAGTTCTGTCAGCGGCTGAAGGATGGCACACGTATGAGAGCCCCGGAGCTGGCCACTCCTGCCAT ACGCCACATCATGCAGAGCTGCTGGTCTGGAGACCCTAAAGCAAGACCTGCTTTCTCTGACCTCGTGGAGATCCTGGGGGACCTGCTTCAGGGAGGCGGCTGGCAG gaggaggaagagggaggcatGGCCCTGCACAGCTCCCAGAGCTCAGAGGAGGATGGCTTCATGCAGGCCTCCACCACCGCTCTACACATCACCGAAGCTGACGCTGAGGGTAGTCCACCCAGCATGCATTGCCACAGCCTGGCAGCCAG ATATTACAACTGTGTGTCCTTTCCTGGGCGCCTGGCCAGAGGCACTAAGACTCCAGGTTCCTCCAGGATGAAGACGTTTGAAGAATTGCCCATGACCCCTACAACCTACAAAGCCTCCGTg GATAACCAGACAGACAGCGGCATGGTGCTGGCCTCAGAGGAGTTTGAGGAGATAGAAAGCAGGCATAGACAAGAAAGCAGCTTCAG